The stretch of DNA TCAAATCATTACTTTCCAAAGCAGGCTCTCTAAAGTGATAGGCAAGAAGTTTCATCCATTTATATAATCGAGCATGCAATTGCCTACTGTAGCTACCAATGGCAAATATGAATGAACTAACTATTCTCAGCCACATACATCTTCCTATTCTTCAGATGTCTCTATACTGGTAGGCCATTGCATTTTGATTCAGCAACTTATTCTTCGCTCATATTAATTGAGGATCTGAATCCATTCCTGTCATATCTCCAAATACCTTGTTTGTCTCCGGAGAAGCAACATCTGAACTTTGGCTCTTGTGTTCATACAAAGATTCACTATCCTCAAATTTAAGCTCCTTTATGCTTGCAGCTTCCCCATTAGGTTGTGCCCTCAGTGTCTCCTTAACGATCCTAGCATCCTCGTCAGGTTTTATCATTGCAGTGTCACTATCTGGCTCATGCTTTACACTTCTATCTTGGTTATTATGTTGAGCAATTGCAGCATCTCTGGCTGGCTCCAATTCTACTCTTCCAGCTTTTTTATAAGGTTGCAACATTGTAGAGTCGATGGATGGCTCCAGCTTTACACTTATGGCTTCCTCATTAGGTTGCACCGTTGAAGTATCTCTGGAAGAATCCTGTTCTACTCTTCTAGCTTTCTCTTCAGGTTGCAGCATTGCAGCGTCACTGGGTTCCTTACTAGGTTGCACAATTTCAATATCTCTAGGTGGCTCCAGTTCTACTCTTTTAGCGTCCTCATAAGGTTGCAGGAACAGAGTGTCGCTGGATGGCTCCTGTGTTATTACTGTTGCCTGCATTAGGACATCAGGATCATGAGCATCTCCAGCCAATATAGTTTCATCCTTTTCCACATCAACAGCTTGGCCATTCTTCTTCATGAACT from Oryza brachyantha chromosome 12, ObraRS2, whole genome shotgun sequence encodes:
- the LOC102703546 gene encoding double-stranded RNA-binding protein 7-like isoform X3 — its product is MEIVKSIPTNANIPAVQETGLCKNLLQEYAQKMNYAIPSYICTKQASGLAPFICTVEIGGIQYIGAAARTKKEAEIKAARTALLAIQGQSESCANGDTKHVVVPGKRQGKEAEKRPSETPKPLKAKKGGFKKKWNKRKFMKKNGQAVDVEKDETILAGDAHDPDVLMQATVITQEPSSDTLFLQPYEDAKRVELEPPRDIEIVQPSKEPSDAAMLQPEEKARRVEQDSSRDTSTVQPNEEAISVKLEPSIDSTMLQPYKKAGRVELEPARDAAIAQHNNQDRSVKHEPDSDTAMIKPDEDARIVKETLRAQPNGEAASIKELKFEDSESLYEHKSQSSDVASPETNKVFGDMTGMDSDPQLI
- the LOC102703546 gene encoding double-stranded RNA-binding protein 7-like isoform X2, whose product is MEGVENCYVFKSRLQEYAQKAGLQTPEYHTLKEGPSHEPIFKSTVVINNTKYDSLPGFFNRKAAEQSAAEVALMEIVKSIPTNANIPAVQETGLCKNLLQEYAQKMNYAIPSYICTKQASGLAPFICTVEIGGIQYIGAAARTKKEAEIKAARTALLAIQGQSESCANGDTKHVVVPGKRQGKEAEKRPSETPKPLKAKKGGFKKKWNKRKFMKKNGQAVDVEKDETILAGDAHDPDVLMQATVITQEPSSDTLFLQPYEDAKRVELEPPRDIEIVQPSKEPSDAAMLQPEEKARRVEQDSSRDTSTVQPNEEAISVKLEPSIDSTMLQPYKKAGRVELEPARDAAIAQHNNQDRSVKHEPDSDTAMIKPDEDARIVKETLRAQPNGEAASIKELKFEDSESLYEHKSQSSDVASPETNKVFGDMTGMDSDPQLI